A portion of the Thalassotalea sp. LPB0316 genome contains these proteins:
- the relA gene encoding GTP diphosphokinase has product MVSVRKSHLISEHSFEQWLSQLELTQAKRDALDALWQKIHHHYNDEDESLTKSLEMVEILAELNLDKDSLCAAFIYPLIEYHALTLEQAEELLTKKVFVLVKGVDQMDAIKTLQQGHNNPVAVKQIDNIRKMLLAMVDDVRAVVIKLAERLCYLRLVKNADEETRVLAAKETANIYAPLANRLGIGQLKWELEDISFRYLHPETYMKIAKMLDGKRLERERYMTDFVNNLQHQLEKMNVKGTVYGRPKHIYSIWKKMSKKSLDFEQLFDVRAVRILVEELQDCYGALGVVHTNWKHLPSEFDDYVATPKPNGYQSIHTVVLGPEGKPVEVQIRTEAMHQDAELGVAAHWKYKEGSASGKKTGFDEKVNWLRKILQWQEDVSESGEMLEELRSQVFEDRIYAFTPNGDVIDLPVGSTPLDFAYYIHTNVGHCCIGAKISGRIVPFTYQLQTGDQVEILTSKNPNPSRDWLNPNLGYLHSGRARAKVQSFFRLLDRDKNIAAGKEMLEAESTRSQIPLSQLSEVIGKFNMTTIDDLYAAIGTANIRLQQVMNYLQQLIKKSQPEEEIDPQSLVSQSSQAKTSSDNAITVSGVGNLLTHMAKCCHPVPGDEIEGFITQGRGISVHRKDCEQLATSLEQQPERGVEVQWGDDVKSTYQVTIAIISGDRSGLLRDVSTLIANERISILGMQSQTDKAKQNSRMSITMEIANAEVLARLTNKILQLDDVSEVIRL; this is encoded by the coding sequence ATGGTTTCAGTTCGCAAGTCACATTTAATTTCTGAGCACAGTTTTGAGCAGTGGTTGTCGCAGCTTGAACTCACGCAAGCAAAACGCGACGCTCTAGATGCCTTGTGGCAGAAAATTCATCACCACTACAACGACGAGGATGAAAGCCTCACCAAGTCCCTTGAGATGGTCGAAATTCTAGCGGAATTAAACCTAGATAAAGATTCGTTGTGCGCCGCCTTTATTTACCCGCTAATTGAATACCATGCCTTAACATTAGAGCAAGCTGAAGAATTACTGACCAAAAAAGTGTTTGTCTTGGTTAAAGGCGTTGATCAAATGGACGCCATTAAAACCTTACAGCAAGGTCATAATAACCCAGTTGCGGTTAAGCAAATCGACAATATCAGGAAAATGCTCCTAGCGATGGTTGACGATGTTCGCGCTGTTGTTATTAAGCTGGCGGAACGACTGTGTTACTTGCGTTTAGTGAAAAATGCCGATGAGGAAACTCGCGTACTAGCGGCGAAAGAAACAGCAAATATCTACGCGCCACTGGCAAACCGTTTAGGTATCGGCCAGTTGAAATGGGAGTTGGAAGATATTTCGTTTCGTTATCTTCACCCTGAAACCTATATGAAAATTGCTAAAATGCTCGACGGTAAGCGTTTAGAGCGCGAACGGTATATGACTGACTTTGTTAATAATTTACAACATCAGTTAGAAAAGATGAATGTTAAAGGCACGGTTTATGGCCGCCCTAAACACATCTATAGTATTTGGAAAAAAATGAGCAAAAAATCGTTAGATTTTGAGCAGTTATTTGACGTTCGTGCGGTTAGAATTTTAGTTGAAGAGCTACAAGATTGTTACGGTGCATTAGGAGTTGTCCACACCAACTGGAAACACCTGCCGAGTGAGTTTGACGATTATGTTGCCACACCTAAACCTAATGGTTATCAATCGATCCACACCGTTGTTTTAGGGCCGGAAGGCAAGCCAGTTGAGGTTCAAATTCGCACCGAAGCAATGCACCAAGACGCTGAATTAGGTGTCGCTGCTCACTGGAAATACAAAGAAGGCAGTGCTAGTGGTAAGAAAACCGGTTTTGATGAGAAGGTGAATTGGCTGCGCAAAATCTTGCAGTGGCAAGAAGATGTCTCTGAAAGCGGTGAAATGCTTGAGGAACTGCGTTCACAGGTATTTGAAGATCGCATTTATGCCTTCACCCCAAATGGTGATGTAATTGATTTGCCTGTAGGCTCAACCCCATTAGACTTTGCCTATTACATTCATACCAATGTTGGCCATTGCTGTATCGGTGCGAAAATTTCAGGGCGTATAGTTCCTTTTACTTATCAGTTACAAACGGGTGATCAGGTCGAGATCTTAACCTCGAAAAACCCTAATCCGAGTAGGGACTGGTTAAACCCTAATTTGGGGTATTTACACTCAGGTCGAGCTCGTGCCAAAGTACAAAGCTTCTTTAGGCTACTTGATCGCGATAAAAATATTGCCGCTGGTAAAGAAATGCTTGAAGCAGAGTCAACCCGCAGTCAAATTCCATTAAGTCAGTTGTCTGAGGTTATTGGAAAATTCAATATGACTACTATTGACGATCTGTACGCAGCTATCGGCACAGCGAATATTCGTTTGCAACAAGTGATGAATTACTTGCAGCAGCTGATAAAAAAATCACAACCAGAAGAAGAAATTGACCCACAAAGCCTAGTCAGCCAATCGAGCCAAGCTAAAACATCATCAGATAACGCCATTACGGTATCTGGCGTGGGTAACTTATTAACGCATATGGCGAAGTGTTGTCACCCAGTACCAGGCGACGAAATCGAGGGCTTTATCACCCAAGGTCGGGGGATCAGCGTGCATCGCAAAGATTGTGAGCAACTTGCTACTTCATTAGAGCAACAACCTGAGCGCGGTGTCGAAGTGCAGTGGGGCGATGATGTTAAATCGACATATCAGGTTACGATTGCGATTATCTCAGGTGATAGATCAGGTTTGCTCCGCGATGTTTCTACCTTAATAGCCAACGAGCGAATTTCAATTTTAGGCATGCAAAGTCAAACCGACAAAGCTAAGCAAAATTCACGCATGAGTATAACCATGGAAATAGCAAACGCTGAGGTACTGGCACGCTTAACCAATAAAATTTTACAACTTGATGATGTTTCTGAGGTTATTCGTCTGTGA
- the rlmD gene encoding 23S rRNA (uracil(1939)-C(5))-methyltransferase RlmD — MVKIFKPTANKALKGKNLTLTIERLDFNGRGVARYQNKPIFISGALAQEQVKVRIIEQSSKYCVGQLLDVIKPSDVRSAPKCPHYKVCGGCDMQHIDESQHVEIKQAKVTELFARQKLLDLPWQDALVDSQWHYRRKARLGVQYHKNGNAVVGFREKHTNNVTPIKQCDVLLKPLSKLLPELVATVNQLPAKSIGHIELVYTERQPAQQNQPIITLVIRQLGKLTEAVKERWQVFCQQASNNSTFQVYFDFGQEKPLEPLNQVEGLSYLVDSDIEIAFEPSNFIQVHHQVNQQMISHAIDWLSLSEQDKVLDLYCGLGNFSLPLAKRVASVTGIEGVQAMVDKAANNASVNNLSNCQFYQANLNANWQSGAWLEQSYNKILLDPARAGALEACQQLGRFNATDIVYVSCDPATLARDSAVLVAQGYQIKKIALMEMFGQTKHVETMVLFQR; from the coding sequence ATGGTAAAAATTTTTAAACCGACCGCCAATAAAGCCCTAAAAGGAAAAAACTTAACGCTAACCATCGAGCGACTAGACTTTAACGGTCGTGGCGTTGCTCGTTATCAAAATAAACCCATATTTATTAGCGGCGCGTTGGCACAAGAGCAAGTAAAGGTACGAATTATCGAGCAATCGAGTAAGTATTGTGTTGGCCAACTGCTCGATGTAATCAAGCCAAGTGATGTTCGCTCTGCGCCTAAATGCCCGCACTATAAAGTATGTGGCGGCTGTGATATGCAGCATATCGATGAATCTCAACACGTTGAGATCAAACAGGCAAAAGTCACCGAGTTATTTGCGAGGCAGAAATTGCTAGATTTACCCTGGCAAGACGCTTTAGTTGATAGCCAGTGGCACTATCGTCGCAAAGCACGGCTTGGTGTTCAGTATCACAAAAATGGCAATGCTGTGGTGGGCTTTCGCGAAAAGCACACCAATAATGTAACACCCATTAAACAATGCGACGTTTTACTAAAGCCGTTATCAAAACTACTTCCTGAGTTAGTTGCCACGGTTAATCAATTGCCGGCGAAATCGATTGGTCATATCGAGCTAGTTTATACCGAGCGTCAACCAGCGCAACAAAACCAGCCGATTATTACGTTGGTTATTCGGCAACTGGGTAAGCTAACCGAAGCAGTTAAAGAGCGCTGGCAAGTATTTTGTCAACAAGCAAGCAATAACAGCACCTTTCAAGTTTATTTTGACTTTGGTCAAGAGAAACCACTTGAGCCGCTCAATCAGGTTGAAGGTTTGTCTTATCTTGTCGATAGCGATATTGAGATAGCTTTTGAACCAAGTAACTTCATTCAAGTGCATCATCAAGTTAATCAACAGATGATTAGTCACGCAATCGATTGGTTATCATTGTCAGAACAAGACAAGGTTTTAGATCTTTATTGTGGCCTTGGTAACTTTAGTTTACCGCTGGCTAAAAGAGTGGCAAGCGTTACAGGGATTGAAGGCGTTCAAGCCATGGTCGATAAAGCAGCTAACAACGCAAGTGTTAATAACTTGAGTAATTGTCAGTTTTATCAAGCTAATTTAAACGCAAATTGGCAGTCGGGTGCTTGGCTTGAACAATCGTATAATAAAATTTTATTAGATCCTGCCCGAGCTGGCGCACTTGAAGCTTGTCAACAACTTGGCCGATTCAATGCGACCGACATCGTTTATGTCAGTTGTGATCCGGCAACCTTAGCTCGCGATAGCGCAGTTTTGGTTGCACAAGGCTATCAGATCAAAAAAATTGCCTTAATGGAGATGTTTGGACAAACAAAACACGTTGAAACTATGGTATTGTTTCAACGTTAA
- the barA gene encoding two-component sensor histidine kinase BarA, which translates to MQKISLKDWVILITILPTTLIGLGLAGYFTASRHAQLNDFLINKSTNIIEPIAIASTKLLENRQREDVRTLLSFTHKNHADIIRSIVLFTNDNQVFVTSAYNGDTNVMRVPAGYDLPQKTTVEEINDQLIFRTPIMVEVEPSESFSSSQQIIGYLSMQIDKKSIQFDQQREMIIAFLLVVLGSIISAVSSFRLIGKVTRPLGSMVQAVDRIREGKLESRVSGQLIGELNFLKNGINAMAQSLGDYHLEMQRSIDQATHDLRESLEQFEIQNVQLDIAKRKAQDANRVKSEFLANMSHELRTPLNGVIGFTRQVLKTPLSDTQRDYLHTIERSANNLLAIINDILDFSKLDAGKMVIENIPFALRESLEESIALLAPSAHKKNIELSLRINKDLPDSLIGDAMRIKQVLTNLVNNAIKFTDQGSVTIDVDTEHIDKDSVVVKVLVKDTGIGMSKQQQQTLFEAFNQADKSVTRLYGGTGLGLVISQRLVHEMHGDIGLQSEPDIGSTFWFTFKVDLNHIQLTTLSNETSLKDKSILYFEPHAHSRQAVAEILTSTQMKVTCVDDLSEFERLTEQQNFDYALIAGDVSPGSLNQLKSLVSQTSERIDNVHVAMNSTSPNLQEMIVAAGAKTCLSKPLVGLRLIKALQDKSSDNGHLPLRSNHVIVPIKVLAVDDNEANLKLIKALLSEQVQEVVTATNGEEALALCKQEKYAIIFMDIQMPKMDGITALKHIKDDTFNEKTPIVAVTAHALSDERDRLLKLGFNSYMTKPIDETMLKHTIYEYCDFKLFINAKKDPVETYTQTRVEVTEQPKPAVIDWSLALKRSANNEALAKDMLSGLVNSLPETQEKLTEAITCQDIDTTKSLIHKLNGACCYSGVPNLANCVNEIETQLKQGASIDDLEPNFFELSDHIEALTEQASQYVTPA; encoded by the coding sequence ATGCAGAAAATAAGCCTAAAAGATTGGGTAATTCTCATTACCATTTTACCGACGACACTAATCGGCTTAGGATTAGCAGGTTATTTTACCGCGAGTCGTCACGCCCAACTCAATGATTTTTTAATCAATAAATCAACTAATATTATTGAACCGATTGCCATTGCCTCAACCAAATTATTGGAAAATCGTCAACGAGAAGATGTTCGCACGCTATTGAGCTTCACCCATAAAAATCACGCCGATATTATTCGCAGCATCGTGCTGTTCACCAATGACAACCAAGTTTTTGTTACTAGTGCTTACAATGGCGACACTAACGTCATGCGAGTGCCTGCAGGATATGACCTACCGCAAAAAACCACGGTAGAAGAAATCAACGATCAGCTAATATTTCGCACACCGATCATGGTTGAAGTTGAACCCAGTGAGAGCTTTTCGTCGTCACAGCAAATTATCGGTTACTTATCGATGCAGATAGATAAAAAGTCTATTCAATTTGATCAGCAACGCGAAATGATCATCGCCTTTCTATTGGTTGTTTTGGGCTCAATTATCAGCGCTGTCTCGTCATTTCGTTTGATTGGCAAGGTAACGAGGCCGCTTGGCTCGATGGTGCAAGCAGTTGATAGAATTCGTGAAGGTAAACTGGAAAGCCGAGTCAGTGGTCAGTTAATTGGCGAGTTAAATTTTCTTAAAAACGGTATTAATGCGATGGCACAGAGTCTAGGTGACTACCACCTAGAGATGCAACGCAGTATCGACCAAGCCACTCACGACTTACGCGAATCACTTGAGCAGTTTGAAATTCAAAACGTGCAATTAGATATTGCCAAGCGCAAAGCCCAAGATGCTAACCGCGTTAAATCAGAGTTCTTGGCTAATATGAGTCACGAATTACGCACGCCACTTAACGGTGTAATCGGCTTTACCCGCCAAGTATTAAAAACACCACTGAGTGACACCCAACGAGATTATTTACACACGATAGAACGTTCAGCTAACAATTTGTTAGCGATCATCAATGACATTCTCGATTTTTCAAAGTTAGATGCAGGTAAAATGGTGATTGAAAATATTCCGTTTGCCTTGCGAGAATCACTTGAAGAAAGCATCGCGCTGCTCGCCCCTAGCGCCCATAAGAAAAATATCGAATTATCATTGCGCATTAACAAAGACCTGCCTGATTCACTGATTGGCGATGCTATGCGGATCAAACAGGTACTTACTAATTTAGTCAATAATGCGATTAAATTTACCGATCAAGGCTCTGTGACGATTGATGTTGACACTGAGCATATTGATAAAGACAGCGTCGTCGTCAAGGTATTGGTAAAAGATACCGGTATCGGCATGAGCAAGCAGCAGCAACAAACTTTGTTTGAAGCCTTTAACCAAGCCGATAAAAGTGTCACTCGCTTATACGGCGGTACGGGCTTAGGTTTAGTTATATCACAGCGTTTAGTCCATGAAATGCACGGCGACATCGGTTTGCAATCAGAGCCTGATATTGGCTCAACATTCTGGTTTACGTTTAAAGTTGATCTCAACCACATTCAGTTGACAACGTTATCAAATGAAACAAGCCTCAAAGATAAATCGATCTTGTACTTTGAGCCCCATGCTCATAGTCGCCAAGCGGTAGCTGAGATTTTAACTTCGACCCAAATGAAAGTCACTTGCGTCGATGATTTATCAGAATTCGAGCGACTAACTGAACAACAAAACTTTGATTATGCGCTCATTGCAGGCGATGTCAGCCCCGGCTCGCTCAACCAACTGAAAAGCTTAGTCAGTCAAACCAGTGAGCGCATTGACAATGTTCACGTTGCCATGAACAGTACCTCGCCGAACTTACAAGAGATGATCGTCGCTGCGGGTGCCAAAACTTGTTTATCTAAGCCGTTAGTTGGCTTAAGGCTAATCAAAGCACTACAAGATAAATCGAGCGATAATGGCCACCTACCACTGCGTTCAAATCACGTTATAGTGCCAATTAAAGTGCTAGCGGTTGACGATAACGAAGCTAACTTGAAACTGATCAAAGCATTACTGAGTGAACAAGTTCAAGAAGTCGTAACAGCGACCAATGGTGAAGAAGCTCTAGCACTGTGTAAGCAAGAAAAGTACGCCATTATTTTTATGGATATTCAAATGCCGAAAATGGATGGTATTACTGCGCTCAAACACATAAAAGATGATACCTTTAACGAAAAGACCCCTATAGTCGCAGTGACTGCTCACGCGCTTAGCGACGAGCGCGATCGTTTATTAAAGCTTGGTTTTAATTCGTATATGACAAAACCTATCGATGAAACCATGTTAAAACATACCATCTACGAATATTGTGACTTTAAGCTGTTTATTAACGCGAAAAAAGACCCGGTTGAAACGTATACGCAAACTCGGGTAGAGGTAACAGAACAGCCAAAACCTGCAGTGATTGATTGGTCGCTGGCATTAAAACGCTCTGCAAATAATGAAGCACTAGCAAAAGATATGTTATCCGGCTTGGTCAATAGCTTACCCGAAACACAAGAAAAACTCACTGAGGCTATTACTTGCCAAGACATCGACACAACGAAAAGCCTAATTCACAAATTAAATGGCGCTTGTTGTTATTCTGGCGTGCCTAACTTGGCAAACTGTGTCAATGAGATAGAAACGCAGTTGAAACAAGGGGCGAGTATTGATGATTTGGAACCAAACTTTTTTGAACTAAGTGATCATATCGAAGCGTTGACCGAACAAGCCAGTCAATATGTCACACCTGCTTAA
- a CDS encoding type II toxin-antitoxin system RelE/ParE family toxin gives MKKYTLSNSAQKDLEKIYQYTAVEFGELQAESYLIGINDCLQLLCDEPELAHDISDIRLGYFRYLYRKHSIFFKQRENDILVVRILHQQMKLELHITS, from the coding sequence ATGAAAAAATATACACTGTCAAATAGCGCGCAGAAAGACTTAGAAAAAATATACCAATATACAGCGGTTGAATTCGGAGAACTTCAAGCTGAGAGTTATTTGATAGGTATTAATGATTGCCTGCAATTGCTTTGTGATGAACCTGAACTAGCTCATGATATTAGTGATATTAGATTGGGTTATTTTAGATACTTATACAGAAAACATAGCATCTTCTTTAAACAAAGAGAAAACGATATTTTGGTGGTTAGAATTCTACACCAGCAAATGAAGTTAGAGCTTCATATAACAAGTTAA
- a CDS encoding type II toxin-antitoxin system ParD family antitoxin, with protein MATLNISIPDEMRTWIDKQIESGRFANASDYIRDLIRHNQSEKDAIKMALVEGELSGESELTVLDIIKQQKSKS; from the coding sequence ATGGCAACACTAAATATATCTATCCCAGATGAAATGCGCACTTGGATAGATAAGCAAATTGAGTCAGGTCGTTTCGCGAACGCAAGTGACTACATCCGTGATTTGATTCGTCATAACCAGAGTGAAAAAGATGCTATTAAAATGGCGCTTGTTGAAGGTGAGTTAAGCGGTGAAAGCGAACTTACGGTTTTAGATATTATCAAACAACAAAAATCAAAATCTTGA
- a CDS encoding SPFH domain-containing protein produces the protein MKFESHSSGVFTFGGTAIFIVIGILLLGWMFRVTAEGGEELVLTAKPILFGKEGVLSEPVSAGSEWVSWTTSSTRYVITPKRFDEPFNDLVSSDKIPVDFNAYLTIQIKKGLTPVLHENFGANWYKNNVQDVFRTEVRNFAKKLSGSDLISDADSLLDGQQQIHSNMQNYIDSVNLPLLVNRVVIGKAQPNKALQDEIDRTAAQSQRVKTEQERKKAEDARLNAEKAKADADRGYIVQSQMNIDQYLMLRSLEIEREKIELVKNNPNAKVLLMSGNGGVMPTYDVKN, from the coding sequence ATGAAATTTGAAAGTCATTCATCAGGTGTATTTACCTTTGGTGGTACAGCGATATTCATCGTTATAGGTATTTTATTATTAGGGTGGATGTTTCGTGTAACAGCTGAGGGCGGAGAGGAGTTAGTACTGACCGCCAAGCCTATTTTATTTGGTAAGGAAGGGGTGCTATCTGAACCTGTTTCTGCCGGCTCCGAGTGGGTAAGCTGGACAACTTCATCAACACGTTATGTGATAACACCAAAGCGTTTCGATGAACCTTTTAATGACTTGGTATCGTCCGATAAAATTCCCGTCGATTTTAACGCCTACCTAACGATTCAAATAAAGAAGGGCTTAACGCCGGTATTACATGAAAATTTTGGCGCTAACTGGTACAAGAATAATGTTCAAGACGTGTTTCGTACTGAAGTGCGTAATTTTGCCAAAAAACTATCTGGCTCTGATCTCATTTCTGATGCCGACTCGTTACTCGATGGTCAGCAACAAATTCACAGCAATATGCAAAACTATATCGATAGTGTGAATCTCCCTCTATTAGTCAATCGAGTGGTAATTGGCAAAGCACAGCCAAATAAAGCCTTACAGGACGAAATAGACCGCACAGCCGCTCAGTCTCAACGTGTTAAAACAGAACAAGAACGAAAAAAAGCAGAGGATGCTCGTTTGAATGCTGAAAAAGCAAAAGCCGATGCCGACCGCGGCTATATCGTTCAATCTCAGATGAATATCGATCAATATTTGATGTTGCGATCGCTTGAAATTGAACGAGAAAAGATTGAACTCGTTAAAAATAACCCAAATGCCAAAGTGCTATTGATGTCGGGTAATGGTGGTGTAATGCCAACCTACGACGTTAAGAATTAG
- a CDS encoding GGDEF domain-containing protein, with the protein MIIVRQAVNRIIIGIVLLVIVFCTLFWQSYNNKVIKLFPSSHYNYLAQSDSFALGGESLANIRRVKGEQLILDCDIKKSTYAWPFCNITIALSDHNDASRKGLDLRNFSQIRIKMKYANADFKGIRAQLRVFNPNYSKEDKIETWKFLTTEISTPNSNNIYEIPLNTLQVPNWWLTHNKISIEYSGPEFKHAMVLELATGNNIPVGRYEIQIESIELIGKYLNDTQVLYSIIILLTLFLVFYLFMSVKEYKETSERQKQKVLELSIRNKYLASKNSSLKNKVNIDALTGALNRHATEEIFPQLKEGDSIIIMDIDHFKQINDEFGHDAGDDVLMLFARTIFNRLRDNDYFIRWGGEEFLCICPQTSLFDTNNLANSLREVLSEQVWPISKPVTCSFGVAEMVYGESVEMLIRRADSALYQAKNKGRNIVVNS; encoded by the coding sequence ATGATCATAGTAAGACAGGCTGTAAATCGAATTATAATTGGCATTGTTTTGTTAGTTATTGTTTTTTGTACTCTTTTTTGGCAATCATATAATAATAAAGTCATTAAATTATTTCCTAGCAGTCACTATAATTATTTAGCTCAAAGCGATTCTTTTGCATTAGGAGGGGAGTCGCTTGCTAACATTAGAAGAGTTAAAGGCGAACAACTTATTCTTGACTGTGATATTAAAAAATCAACTTACGCATGGCCGTTTTGTAACATTACGATCGCACTCTCTGATCATAATGATGCCTCGAGAAAAGGTTTAGATTTAAGGAATTTTAGTCAAATCCGAATTAAGATGAAATATGCTAATGCTGACTTTAAAGGTATTAGAGCACAGCTTAGGGTTTTTAACCCTAACTATTCCAAAGAGGATAAAATTGAAACTTGGAAATTTCTAACAACTGAAATCTCAACCCCCAATAGTAATAACATTTATGAGATCCCTTTAAACACATTGCAAGTGCCTAATTGGTGGCTCACTCACAATAAAATATCTATCGAATACTCAGGTCCTGAATTCAAACACGCAATGGTTCTTGAACTTGCTACAGGTAACAACATTCCCGTTGGACGCTATGAAATACAAATTGAGAGTATTGAGCTGATTGGTAAATACCTCAATGATACGCAGGTGCTTTACAGCATAATAATTTTACTTACTTTATTTCTTGTCTTTTATTTATTTATGAGCGTAAAGGAATATAAAGAAACATCTGAGAGACAAAAACAAAAAGTGCTTGAGCTATCTATCAGGAATAAATATTTAGCTTCAAAAAATAGCAGTCTAAAAAATAAGGTTAATATCGATGCGCTGACCGGTGCACTAAATAGACATGCTACAGAGGAAATATTTCCACAACTAAAAGAAGGAGACTCAATAATTATAATGGATATAGACCATTTTAAGCAGATTAATGATGAATTTGGCCATGATGCAGGTGATGACGTGTTAATGCTATTTGCTAGAACAATATTCAATCGCTTAAGAGATAATGATTACTTCATACGTTGGGGCGGTGAAGAGTTTTTGTGTATTTGTCCTCAAACCTCTTTATTCGACACTAACAATTTGGCCAATTCACTAAGAGAAGTATTAAGTGAGCAGGTTTGGCCAATATCTAAACCGGTAACTTGTAGCTTTGGTGTTGCTGAAATGGTGTACGGTGAGTCTGTGGAGATGTTAATAAGAAGGGCTGATTCTGCGCTATATCAAGCTAAGAACAAAGGGCGAAACATTGTGGTTAATTCGTAA
- the acpS gene encoding holo-ACP synthase — MSVVGIGTDILDSSRIANMKPAVREKLAKRVLTPNELERYHEHTFPSQYLAKRWAAKEAASKALQTGIAKGVSFQHFEINNTDTGAPIIDITGVALEKAQALGATSWHISLADDNALISAFVVLSR; from the coding sequence ATGTCGGTTGTTGGCATAGGCACAGATATACTCGATAGCTCGCGCATTGCCAATATGAAGCCGGCAGTGCGTGAGAAACTCGCCAAAAGAGTATTAACGCCAAATGAACTTGAGCGTTATCACGAACACACTTTTCCTAGCCAATATCTTGCCAAACGCTGGGCAGCGAAAGAAGCTGCCTCTAAAGCCCTGCAAACAGGGATAGCTAAAGGCGTATCTTTCCAACATTTTGAAATCAACAATACTGACACTGGTGCGCCAATTATCGACATTACCGGTGTCGCGCTAGAAAAAGCTCAGGCACTTGGTGCCACGTCTTGGCATATTTCTCTAGCCGATGATAACGCATTGATCAGTGCCTTTGTTGTGCTGAGTCGATAG
- the pdxJ gene encoding pyridoxine 5'-phosphate synthase: MKEIYLGVNVDHIATLRQARGTTYPDPAHAASVAEHAGADGITIHLREDRRHIQDRDVYVMAQTIQTRMNLEMAVTDEMLAIACDVKPTFVCLVPEKREELTTEGGLDVAGQLDRISQAVNQLAEQGIQTSLFIDADKAQITAAAKSGAPFIEIHTGHYAEATDEQAQLVELEKIKQGVEYATSLGLKVNAGHGLHYFNVKPIAAIKDIIELNIGHAIIARAAIDGLDTAVRDMKRLMIEARG, encoded by the coding sequence ATGAAAGAAATTTATTTAGGCGTTAACGTAGATCACATTGCGACATTGCGCCAAGCACGAGGCACAACTTATCCTGACCCAGCTCATGCAGCAAGTGTCGCAGAGCACGCGGGCGCAGATGGTATCACCATTCATCTGCGTGAAGATCGCCGCCATATTCAAGACCGTGACGTTTACGTAATGGCGCAAACCATTCAAACGCGTATGAATTTGGAAATGGCAGTGACGGACGAAATGTTAGCGATTGCCTGTGATGTCAAACCAACCTTTGTTTGTTTAGTACCTGAAAAGCGTGAAGAGTTAACCACTGAGGGCGGTTTAGATGTGGCTGGTCAGTTAGATCGTATCAGCCAAGCGGTGAATCAGTTAGCGGAGCAGGGCATTCAAACCAGTTTGTTTATCGATGCTGATAAAGCACAAATTACAGCGGCAGCGAAATCTGGTGCGCCATTTATTGAGATCCACACGGGCCATTACGCAGAAGCAACTGATGAACAAGCACAATTAGTTGAGCTTGAGAAAATCAAGCAAGGCGTTGAATATGCAACTTCATTAGGGCTTAAGGTAAACGCTGGTCACGGCCTTCATTACTTTAACGTTAAACCGATTGCCGCGATTAAAGATATTATCGAGTTAAATATTGGCCATGCGATTATTGCTCGTGCCGCTATTGATGGTCTTGATACAGCGGTACGCGATATGAAGCGCTTAATGATTGAAGCGAGAGGCTAA